The region catctattgatcaacgagctagtcaactagaggctcactagggacatgttgtggtctatgtattcacacatgtattgcgttttccggtcaatacaattatagcatgaacaatagacaattatcatgaacaaggaaatacaataagaaccattttattattgcctctagggcatatttccaacagtctcccacttgcactagagtcaataatctagttcacatcactatgtgattgtaatgaatcaacacccatgggttatgatcatatctcgcttgtgagagaggttattagtcaacggatctgaacctttcagatctgtgtgtgctttgcaaatctctatgtcatctcctagatgcagctaccacgctctatttggagctattccaaataactgttctaatatacgaatccggtttactactcagaataatccggattactgtcaaagtttgcatcgccgTAACCGTTTAcggcaaactcttttaccacctccataatcgagaaaattccttcatccactagttactaaggataaccttgaccgctgtcatgtgatccatttctggatcacacttgtaccccttgactgactcatggcaatgcacacttcaggtgcggtacacaacatagcatactgtagagcctacgtctaaagcataggggacgaccttcgtcatttctctcttttctgccgtggtcaggtcttgagtctttctcaatactcataccttataacacagccaataactccttctttgctgatctattttgaactccttcaaaatcttgacacggtatgtatttattagaaagtactattaagcgttttttgatctatctttatagatcttgatgctcaatgttcaagtagcttaatccaggttttccattgaaaaacacttttcaaataaccctatatgctgtctagaaattctacatcatttttgatcaacaatatgtcaataacatatactcatcagaaattctatagtgttcccactcacttctttggaaatacaagtttctcataaacattgtataaacccaaaatctttgatcatctcatcaaagcgtatattccaactccgagatgcttactccagtccttagaaggattgatggagctttgcatacttgttagcgtcttttaggattgacaaaaccttctggttgtatcacatacaacctcctcaagaaaatcattgaggaaacaatgttttgacatcctatctgcaagatttcataaataatgcaggaactgctaatataatttcaacagactcttagcatcgctacgagtgagaaagtctcatcgcagtcaactcctttgaacttgtcggaaaacagcttagcgacaagtcgagctttcttaatggtgacacttaccatcattgtccatcttccttttaaaatccatctgtacccaacagccttacgaccatcaagtggttcttccaaagtctgtactttgttttcatacatggatcctctctcggattttatggcctcgagccattcgtcggaatccgagcccaccatcgcttctccatagctcgtaggttcattgttgtctagcaacatgacctccaagataggattactgtaccactctgaagtacgcatccttgtcaccctacgaggtacggtagtgacttgatccgaagcttcatgatcactatcataagcttctacttcaattggtgtaggcgccacaggaacaacttcctgtgccctgctacacactagttgaagtgacggttcaataacctcatcaagtctccaccatcctcccactcaattctttcgagagaaacttttcctcgagaaaggacctgattctagaaacaatcccttttgcttccggaactgagactggaggtatacccaactgttttgggtgtcctatgaagatgcatttatccgctttgggttcgagcttatcagcctgaaactttttcacataagcgtcgcagccccaaacttttaagaaatgacagcttaggtttctccaaaccatagttcatacggtgtcgtctcaacagaattgcgtggtaccctatttaagtgaatgcggttgtctctaatgcctaacctataaaacgataatggtaatttgataagagacatcatggtatgccgcaTATCcagtagggtgcatctatgatgttcggacacaccatcacactatggcgtTCCAGGCAATATTAGTTGggaaacaatttccataatgtattaattgtataccaaacacgtaactcagatattcatctctatgatcatatcatagaaattttatcctcttgtcacgatgatcttcaacttcactctgaaattacttgaacctttcaataatttagacttgtgtttcatcaagtaaatatacttataatctactcaaatcatctgtgaagtaagaacataacgatatccactgcgtgcctcagcactcattggactgcacacatcaaaatgtattacttccaacaagttgctttcttgttccatcttactgaaaacgaggccttttagtcatcttgcaaatgtggtatgatttgcatgtctcaagtgattcaaaatcaagtgagtccaaacaatccatctgtatggagtttcttcatgcatatataccagtagacatggttcgcatgtctcaatcttttaaaAAATAAGTGAGTCcaaatatccatcaacatggagcttcttcatgcattttataccaatatgactcaaatggcagttccacaagtatgtggtactatcattactatcttatatattttggcatgaacatgtgtatcactacgatcgagattcaataaaccattcattttaggtgcaagaccattgaaggtattattcaaataaatagagtaaccattattctccttaaatgaataaccgtattgcgatagacataatccaatcatgtctatgcttaacgcaaacactaaataacaattatttaggttcaacaccgatcccgatggtagagggagcgtgcgatgtttgatcacatcaaccttggaaatacttccagcacatatcgtcacctcgcgtttagctagtctccgtttattccgcagccttttatttcgagttactaacacttagcaactgaaccagtatctattaccatggtgctactaggagtactagtaaagtacacatcaatataatgtatatccaatatacttctgtcgaccttgccagccttctcatctatcaagtatctagggtagttctgcttcagtgaccgttcccctcattacagaagcacttagtctcgggtttgggttcaaccttgggtttcttcactagagcagcaactgatttgctgtttcatgaagtatcccttcttgcccttgcccttcttgaaactagtggtttcactaaccatcaacgattgatgctccttcttgatttctactttcgcggtgtcaaacatcacgaatatttcaaggatcaacatatctatccctgatatgttatagttcatcacgaagttctaatagcttggtggcagtgactatggagaaccatcactatctcatctggaagattaactcccactcgattcaagtgattgtagtacctagacaatctgagcacatgctcaacgattgagcttttctcccttagtttgtaggctaagaaactcgtcagaggtcttatacctcttgacggggcacgagcctgaaatcccaatttcagctcttggaacatctcatatgttctgcgacatttaaaaaaatgtcttcggtgcctcaattctaaaccatttaacattacacactgaactatcacgtagtcatcaaaacgtgtatgtcagatgttcgcaacatccacaaacgacgctcgaggttcagcacaccgagcggtgcattaaggcatacgccttctctgcagcaatgaggacaatcctcagtatacggacccagtccgcataattgctacttcctctttcaactaaattttctctaggaacatatcttaaaatagtagaactaaagcgcgagctactacataatttgtaaagaccttttgactatgttcaggataattaagttcatctaatcaaattatttgatgaactcccactcagatagacatccctctagtcatctaagtgatacatgatccgagtcaactaggccgtgtccgatcatcacgtgagatgaactagtcatcatcggtgaacatcttcatgttgatcgtatctattatacgactcatgttcgacctttcggtctcttgtgttccgaggccatgtctgtacatgctagggtcgtcaagtcaacctaagtgttttgcgtgtgtaaatctggcttacacccattgtatgtgaacgttagaatctatcgcacccgatcatcacgtggtgctttgaagcaacgatctttcgcaacggtacacagttagggggaacactttcttgaaattattatgagggatcatcttatttactaccgtcgttctaagcaaataagatgcataaagatgataaacatcacatgcaatcaaaaagtgacatgatatggccaatatcatttttctccttttgatctccatcttcggggctccatgatcatcatcgtcaccggcatgacaccatgatctccatcatcatgatctccatcattgtgtctccatgaagttgtctcgccaactattacttctactactatggctaacggtttagcaataaagtaaagtaattacatggcgttgttcaatgacacgcaggtcatacaataaattaagacaactcctatggctcctgccggttgccatactcatcgacatgcaagtcgtgattcctattacaagaacatgatcaatctcatacatcacatatcattcatcacattcttttggccatatcacatcacatagcataccctgcaaaaacaagttagacgtcctctaattgttgtttgcatgttttacgtggttgctatgggtttctagcaagaacgtttattacctatgcaaaagccacaacgtgatatgccaatttctatttacccttcataaggacccttttcatcgaatccgatccgattaaagtgggagagactggcacccgctggccacctttatgcaacaagtgcatgtcagtcggtggaacctgtctcacgtaagtgtatgtgtaaggtcggtccgggccgcttcatcccacaatactgtcgaaacaagttaggactagtaacggtaagcatattgaacaaaatcaacgcccacaacaatttgtgttctactcgtgcatagaaactactcatagacctagctcatgatgacactgttggagaacgtagcagaaattcaaaattctctacgcatcaccaagatcaatctatggagagactagcaacgagaaagaggggagtgcatcttcatacccttgaagatcgcgatgcggaagcattacaaTAACGCGGTCTGTGGAGCCGTTCacaaagcgattcagatcgcggccgaatccgatctaagcaccgaagaacggtgcctccgcgttcaacacacgtgcagcccggtgacgtctcccgtgccttgatccagcaaggagagagggggaggttggggaagactccgtccagcagcagcacaacgtcgtggtggtgatggaggagcgtggcactctagcagggcttcgccaagcactgcaagagatgaggagggagaggggtagggctgcgccaggagagaggaaaactcatgttcttggcagccccaaaacccccactatatataggggaaggggagagggggccggccccctccagttCCCATCTAgaagggaggggcggcggccaggagggcgagacttgccccccaagcaaggtggaggcgccccctcccctagggctttcaaccctaggcaccttgggcccttggggaggggcgcaccagccctctaggggctggttccccccttATTCAGACCATcaagccccccggggcaggtggccccacccggtggacctccggacacctttcggtggtcccggtacaatactgataaccctcgaaactattccggtgactgaaactggacttcccatatataaatctttacctccgaaccattccggaactcctcgtgacgtccgggatctcatccgggactccggacatcaTTCGGTaaacacatacaaacttcctttataaccctagcgtcatcgaaccttaagtgtgtagaccctacgggttcgggaaccatgcagacatgaccgagacacctctctggccaataaccaatagagggatctggatacccatattggctcccacattttccatgatgatttcatcggatgaaccacgatgtcgaggattcagtcaatcccgtatacaattccctttgtctatcggtatgttacttgcctgagattcgatcgtcggtatcccaatacctcgttcaatctcattaccggcaagtcactttactcgttccgtaatgcatgatcccatgactaactacttagtcacattgggctcattatgatgatgcaataccgagtgggcccagagatacctctccgtcatacggagtgacaaatcccagtctcgattcgtgtcaacctaacagacactttcggagatacctgtagtgcacctttatagccacccagttacgttgtgacgtttggtacacccaaagcattcctacggtatctgggagttgcacaatctcatggtctaaggaaatgatacttgacattagaaaagcgttagcaaacgaactacacgatcttgtgctatgcttaggattgggtcttgtccatcacatcattctcctaatgatgtgatcctgttatcaatgacatccaatgtccatggtcaggaaaccatgaccatctattgatcaacgagctagtcaactagaggctcactagggacatgttgtggtctatgtattcacacatgtattgcggtttccggtcaatacaattatagcatgaacagtagacaattatcatgaacaaggaaatactataataaccattttattattgcctctagagcatatttccaaaagatggatcttaTGACTTCCATGTAGTAGTACCTGTGTCATGCATGTTTTGCTATTTGGTTCATGTGGGGTGAGAGAACTAGGAAGCTTCCATCTTTACAGTGATCTTCAGATTGCACGAATGAGGCCGATGGCCCAACTGTCATCGGTTGAATTCAGCAAACATTGTGCTTGTCACAAAGGATGGAGCAGACAACAAAGCTTATTTCATTTGAGTTTTTCATCAATTACTagtagatttttttttcaaatattgtGCTACTTAATGTACTTCACTCCATAACTGCTTGCCGAGAACCCTACAGATACAATATTCATCATCCAGGACAAACCGACTAGGCACAGATTGCTGAGGGTCATCCAAGATTCGAAAGCGGCAAGAGCAACCAGGATCAAAGTGTTGACCATGATTTCGACCTCGGCAACCATGCTACCATAATTCACACTCCTCCAGCTGCAGCAGCAACAcggataacatcatgttggaaggtcTTGGAGGAAGGTGTGATACATGACTTTCTTACTCTGTTCTGTTTTGGAGCTGGAGGATCTATTTGGTGATTCTGAAGGTGATAGCAAATTGCTGATTTTCCATGCTTTGGAGATTTCTGTATTTTTGTTTGGCTACCTCATCTAGTCTTGATTGAATAGAGTTTCTTAAAACTTATGTGCAACAAAAGTAGGAACAATGATGCTGAAGTGCCTCGCTCGCCTACTGAATAATTATTCGATTCACTTCGTCTTTTGTGAAACACTATGCAGATCGTGTTCTTATACTCCGACCTAACGGATACTTATTTGTCCACTTCTTATTTGAACTGCAGATACAGAAAATAAAGACTTCATGATGTTCCTCTCGTGGGTCATATTGTGGTTAGTGATGCGTAATTGGAGCGAACCAGGCTGGCATTTTTGAATCCGTGTGCAGGTGCGCCAGGTTTGAATTCTTTGGAAAATGGAAGAAGATTGAAACCTGCTCCTGAAGGAGACATTCACATTTGCTGAAGCATTACAAGTCTATAGTGCAAGTCCAACCTTGTCCAGAACTTGGCATTGTTGATGTAGGATCAGATGAGGCGTTGGCTCCTTGAGGCAACAAGCTATTCAGTATGGATACAACATAATAACGGCTAAAGCAAAAGGCTAAAATATCTCTGCTGTTTTTTTTTGGTTTGGTTTATCCTATGAAATTTATCATCGACATTGGTAGACCAGGTAACAAATATGATGGTATATAATTAAACTGTAGATTACTGTCATGCCAAACCTCAAGAAACACAGAGAACGCCTCGAGAAACCAAACAAAACAACATATGTACCTTTGACCGTCTCCATGAGTATGGAATTTCTCAACACATAGCAAAAAGGTGTACAGGAATTTTCTCTACAGTCAAACCTCTGCTTCCATTACTTCAGTCTGATGCTGGTATTGACTAGACAACTTCATCAGGAAGCAAAGGTCCCAAAAATGGCAGGTAAAAAATCAGCAGAAGGTAGGCCCGCAATTACTCGGTAAACTGAAAAAGAAAAACATGCATCCAGATTCGAGTACACACATTTTAATTTAGCTAGAGTGTGATCAAGTATTCCCAGGCTACCAATAACCAGAAATTAGTATTGCGAGGTCTACACTGCAAAAGTATTCTCAGGTTACCAATAACTAGAAATTAGAATTACAACCGACCCACAGTCATTGCTCAAGCTGCTGCAAGCCTGCGAGCATTATGAGACCACTGCACTCCCTGACCATATCCGTCAACAGATAATTATCTTCACGGATGAGGATGATCCATGTGTGAGTTGCTCCTTAATCCGATGCCTGCTAGCTTTTTCCGCCTTGGATCTTTCAAGGTTGTCGGCATCGCAGTACCTGCATGGGCTTTCACCGTACAACTTGATTTTCAACAACCCCACAACTCGTTCCATGACAAGCCTTATATAGTTTGTCACCTTGCCTTCATCCTCGCACCCGAAGATCCGCAGCACCTTCAAGTTCAGGTGCTTCAAATCCTTAGATGGCTCCCACACCACGTTGGTCTTCTCGGCACTGTCCTTGGGCTTCTTGGTACATGAATGTCGAGACAACTTCAAGCAACGATATAGAAAGTAAGCAACACATGTTAATTAAACTGCCACCGACCCATAAGAACAAGATGACAACAATTGTATTAAATAGAAGTTTAGGCCCCTAGGCACTTTTCAAGGAATTTGCATGAGTTAAATATTTAAATCGTAAGTATGGCACATGAATATGCTTCTAAGGTTCCATTGTagttacaaccatattttcctcttatTTCTTTTAACCAAGATTCTTTGTAAAATGAAACATAAGACGGCGATGTGCATCACTCGAAGCAGAGGCTAGGctctcctccttttcaaaaaaaaacatatCACGAATTTTTGGATTACTGTAACATGAGATACGATCCAACAATTTTGTTTGCCTTGCATGGACATTGTGTCACTGCAAAATTACAATGCAGCTTGTATGCACTACATCTAGTATTTATGATAAGTTGGTGACTGGCTGGAAATCAGATCAACTTTTCGGTACATTTTTAATGCTGAATATCCAAAAAACATATCATCGTCAAAATGtagcactggtggaaaaagggcctttggtcgcggttcgcaactgccattagtcgcggttgcgcaaccgcgaccgaacgggcgcgactaaaggcccccccccctttagtcgcggttgcttaagaactgcgactaaaggcccgtccacgtgggcgccaggtggccgtcggggcggacgacctttagtcgcggttcttgtggctaaccgcgactaaaggccgccacaggtttttgaaaaaaaaattgaatttttttttcaaatttctgaattattttaacctctagtctctaatcaccacccctcatcacttctcaatttattcttttatcacccctcatcattccaaatcatctaacttcccaaccggtcacccatccctatcactactccagcccaagcacgcttaacttccgggttctattctcccacgctccaagtctgcacttgttgttttcctgacaataataagatgtcaatcctattaaccttcaggaattttgcttgagcatgaagtgacacatttcactgtttgagtttgaaactattgttttaaaaaacaataattatttagtaacactaatatttcttgaataattagtttgaccattgtttgaccacagtttgaccacagttgaccacagtttgaccagatttgaccaaaattgaaataattaaaataattatttagtaacactaatattctagaataattagtttgaccattgtttgaccatagtttgcccactgtttgaatatttttcaattttttccactctagatcttacaagccccgtaactttttttctattaggtttttgaggattttgaaaatgtttaacggggttccccccgttaaatttggatgtaacttttcgagtagatgatttttcatataaaaaactttttcatccgagttagtatgcaaaagttatgcccatttttacaaatttcagagagattttgcaaataaagtcaaaattcacatttgcaaattttcccaacaactagaccacatatcacatgagaaacttattttcttttatttttttgacatttccattattttcttttattttttttaaaactgaaaaggcgatcccggggggggtagagtttgaaaatgggacctttagtaccggttcgtggcacgaaccgggactaaaggtctcaaccccattagttccggttcgtgccacaaaccgggactaaaagggaggagctttagtcgcggttggcctggccaaccgcgactaaaggcctttgggcacctttagtcccggttggcctggccaaccgcgactaaagcccgcgagcgccctgggcccaggcatttggtcgcggttcatctgccgaaccgcgactaaagacttcattagtcgcggttcctacagtttcgcgactaatggggctggacggaagcctctttttctatcaGTGTAGAATGAGCAGTGTACATGCTAAGATGTGGACTAAATTAGAAAGAAGGTTAAGTAACACTTACTATCATATCATATAGGGCAGGTGTAGCTTCAAGGATAAACAGTGTCCAGCTCAAATCACACTCACTGAAGATACGCAGAAGAAGCACAGAGGTCAGGTTTCTCAATATAGCAATGAGCTGCTTCGGAGGTTCTGGCTGAATCCAAATTTGCAGCAAGAAGATACATGCACAACTGAAACTGGTAGAAGAAGAACGTATGGTATGAAGATGCAGAAGATTTATTTAAGTAGTGCACAGGAATTATGTTTACCATTTGGTACTCAAAACTCAGAGTCAGTATCGACAGGTTCCTGGCACTCCTTGACAGGCACTCGCTCAGCGCGAATGGCTTTTGCCATGCCTTGGCATAAGAAGAGAGGATTACACCGCGAAGCTCAGGAACGTAGCCGAAGCGCACTGGAGGGTTCTCAAAGAGGCAACATTGGCACTCCACTTGCCTAAGCTTCGGGACAGAGACAAGCTCAATCTGCGTGCACAAAAAGCGGATGAAGTAGAGCTCCTGGAGCTCAGAGCACGGCACATCAATCTTGAGTGTGGACAGC is a window of Triticum dicoccoides isolate Atlit2015 ecotype Zavitan chromosome 2B, WEW_v2.0, whole genome shotgun sequence DNA encoding:
- the LOC119361501 gene encoding uncharacterized protein LOC119361501, producing MESPPPKRNAGHGGEDGISAVPDHLLLDILKRLDLREAVRAGALSMRWRHLPTHLSRVHLDAGHFRGATTLGVMDAFIGAAQALLARLPPAEGVCEIPALKVLVLSFYMSPPHLSSIGHLVEDIVSLGNTECLEFCISLPFTDPLGSDIEIRQELMAFSLAYFAFSWLTRLTLQNLAFGHSDITDLISACGRLRHLNLRFCRLLDPLSTLKIDVPCSELQELYFIRFLCTQIELVSVPKLRQVECQCCLFENPPVRFGYVPELRGVILSSYAKAWQKPFALSECLSRSARNLSILTLSFEYQMIWIQPEPPKQLIAILRNLTSVLLLRIFSECDLSWTLFILEATPALYDMIVSLSRHSCTKKPKDSAEKTNVVWEPSKDLKHLNLKVLRIFGCEDEGKVTNYIRLVMERVVGLLKIKLYGESPCRYCDADNLERSKAEKASRHRIKEQLTHGSSSSVKIIIC